Proteins from one Ornithobacterium rhinotracheale genomic window:
- the ctlX gene encoding citrulline utilization hydrolase CtlX translates to MKNKQITNSILMIEPIAFYYNAETAENNYFQQKPSRSSEKIQTLALSEFNAMVEKLRSHGINVFTIQDTKEPHTPDSIFPNNWISMHENAQIALFPMFAENRRPERRDEILDFLEEKGFAIDAVTDFSAAEQEDIFLEGTGSMILDRENRYAYAALSPRTDEGLFIEFCEDFEFTPISFTANQTVDGERMPIYHTNVMMCLADKYAIICLDSIDDKKEKKNVVETLKETGKEIIKISDEQMHQFAGNMLQVLGKDDQPYLVMSETAYQSLKPEQIQAIEKYNPIISVAIPTIEKLGGGSARCMMAEIYLPKAE, encoded by the coding sequence ATGAAAAATAAACAAATTACCAATAGTATATTAATGATAGAACCCATTGCGTTCTACTACAATGCCGAAACGGCTGAAAACAATTATTTCCAACAAAAACCAAGTCGTAGCAGCGAAAAAATCCAAACTTTGGCCTTGAGCGAATTCAATGCCATGGTTGAAAAATTGCGCAGCCACGGGATCAATGTTTTTACCATTCAAGACACCAAAGAGCCACACACGCCAGATTCAATTTTCCCAAACAACTGGATTAGCATGCACGAAAATGCTCAAATTGCGCTTTTCCCAATGTTTGCCGAAAACCGCAGACCTGAGCGTAGAGATGAGATTTTGGACTTTTTGGAAGAAAAAGGGTTCGCCATTGATGCCGTAACCGATTTCTCTGCCGCAGAGCAAGAAGACATTTTCTTGGAAGGCACAGGAAGTATGATTCTCGATCGCGAAAATCGCTATGCTTATGCCGCACTTTCTCCTCGCACAGATGAAGGTTTATTCATCGAATTTTGCGAAGATTTTGAATTTACGCCGATTAGTTTTACAGCCAACCAAACGGTGGATGGCGAGCGTATGCCGATTTACCACACCAATGTGATGATGTGCTTGGCAGATAAATATGCCATCATTTGCCTAGACAGCATCGACGATAAGAAAGAAAAGAAAAATGTGGTCGAAACTTTGAAAGAAACGGGCAAAGAAATCATCAAAATCAGTGATGAACAAATGCACCAATTCGCTGGAAATATGCTGCAAGTTTTGGGCAAAGACGACCAGCCGTATTTGGTAATGTCTGAAACGGCGTACCAATCACTTAAACCTGAACAAATTCAAGCGATTGAAAAATACAACCCAATCATCAGCGTTGCGATTCCTACAATTGAAAAATTAGGAGGCGGAAGTGCTCGCTGTATGATGGCTGAAATTTATTTACCTAAAGCTGAATAA
- the dprA gene encoding DNA-processing protein DprA: MYQDNDLKFLLALNYVSGIGAETAKQLIAHFGSAKSVWELSTKEKLSIQNLSPKKIEGIGNTELLERAEKEIEFCAKKNVKILSFYSDDYPYLLKQCSDAPCFIFHRGEMDWKDKKFIGIVGTRNMTPRGEEFIQKFVADLANQPVVIVSGLALGVDAAAHRAALENNLPTLGVLAHSVHEIYPRANEATAIKMLKKGGLISSFSSFHRPQREFFLSRNRIIAGLSDATIIVESAIKGGAMSTATHANNYNRDVFAVPGRVDDTYSKGCHHLIKSHKAFLLTEAKDVLNYLNLTPQKKQKPIQRELFINLSPEEEKIVAILRKNNQLHIDEIALNMKKPGFSLMADLLNLEMKGLVRPLSGKNYELIS; the protein is encoded by the coding sequence ATGTATCAAGACAATGATTTAAAGTTTCTTTTAGCATTAAATTATGTTTCAGGCATTGGCGCCGAGACGGCAAAGCAACTCATCGCCCATTTTGGGTCTGCAAAAAGTGTCTGGGAACTTTCAACCAAAGAAAAATTAAGTATTCAAAACCTTTCGCCCAAGAAAATAGAAGGCATTGGGAACACAGAACTCTTGGAGCGAGCAGAAAAAGAAATTGAATTTTGCGCCAAAAAAAATGTCAAAATTCTGAGTTTTTATTCCGACGATTATCCTTATTTATTAAAGCAATGCAGCGATGCGCCATGTTTTATTTTTCATCGTGGCGAAATGGACTGGAAAGACAAAAAATTCATCGGGATTGTAGGCACACGAAACATGACACCCCGTGGCGAAGAATTTATCCAAAAATTTGTAGCAGATTTGGCCAATCAGCCCGTCGTTATCGTAAGTGGATTGGCGCTCGGCGTGGATGCTGCGGCACACCGTGCTGCGCTTGAAAATAATTTGCCTACTTTGGGCGTTTTGGCGCATTCGGTGCACGAGATTTATCCACGAGCCAACGAAGCTACCGCCATAAAAATGCTTAAAAAGGGCGGTTTGATTTCGAGTTTTTCTTCTTTCCATCGTCCGCAAAGAGAATTTTTCTTGAGCCGAAACCGAATCATCGCAGGACTTTCAGATGCTACAATCATTGTGGAATCGGCCATAAAAGGTGGCGCTATGAGCACAGCCACGCACGCCAATAATTACAATCGCGATGTTTTTGCCGTGCCAGGACGCGTAGACGACACTTATTCCAAGGGGTGTCATCATTTAATTAAATCACACAAAGCATTTTTGCTCACCGAAGCCAAAGATGTTTTAAACTATTTGAACTTAACACCTCAGAAAAAGCAAAAACCCATTCAGCGTGAATTGTTTATCAACCTTTCGCCCGAAGAAGAAAAAATCGTCGCTATCTTACGCAAAAACAATCAATTACATATTGACGAAATTGCTCTGAATATGAAAAAACCTGGTTTTTCGTTGATGGCTGATTTATTAAATTTAGAAATGAAAGGTTTGGTGCGACCATTATCGGGTAAAAATTATGAATTAATCTCCTAA
- a CDS encoding site-specific integrase has product MMKKTQRTTFTVLFYLKRKSPKADGTLPIMARITINGKNEPFSTKLGLSPSLDLQNSKVCGKTHEAKQINKKLKAIENDIQNIYSEMLKYEGYVTAKKVKDRYLGREHSDNTLLKCFQGLLKDFALKVDKKLRARASYNTHKSAYANLASFLKEKLYREDIDLIELDRTFIDDYDSYLRIEKGLDHNSIYGNMGPLLRTIKRAINEDLLLIDPFRHYKNTLKSKDRGYLLKAEIEKIINYRASQDFTKKERDKLELIRDLFLFSCFTGFAYIDIKQLNQSHKQHFFDGNQWLVKRRQKSKIACNVRLLEIPKMILKKYEGLDKNGALLPVPSNGVCNKYIKLMMDECGIFREKPITFHWARHSFATLMLTEDIPIESISKMLGHKHIHTTEIYAKITSAKISKDMEIAAQKLQNLSVHYH; this is encoded by the coding sequence ATGATGAAAAAAACGCAAAGAACAACCTTCACGGTATTATTTTACCTAAAAAGAAAAAGCCCCAAAGCTGATGGCACACTTCCCATCATGGCAAGAATTACCATTAACGGAAAAAACGAACCCTTTTCCACGAAGTTAGGCTTATCCCCTTCGCTGGATTTACAGAATAGTAAGGTCTGTGGAAAAACCCATGAAGCTAAACAGATTAATAAGAAATTAAAAGCCATTGAAAACGATATTCAGAACATTTACAGCGAAATGCTCAAATATGAGGGCTATGTAACAGCCAAGAAAGTAAAAGACCGATATTTAGGCAGAGAGCATTCAGACAATACTTTGCTCAAATGTTTCCAAGGCTTACTCAAAGATTTTGCCCTTAAAGTAGATAAAAAATTAAGAGCACGGGCAAGTTATAATACGCATAAATCTGCGTATGCAAATCTGGCGTCTTTTCTCAAAGAAAAACTTTACAGAGAGGATATAGACTTGATAGAATTGGATAGAACCTTTATCGATGATTATGATTCGTATCTTAGGATCGAAAAAGGCTTAGATCACAATAGTATTTACGGTAATATGGGGCCGCTTTTGCGAACTATTAAAAGAGCCATCAATGAAGATTTACTTTTGATAGACCCTTTTCGTCATTATAAAAACACTCTAAAGTCTAAGGACAGGGGATATTTATTGAAAGCGGAAATAGAAAAAATCATAAACTATAGAGCGTCTCAAGACTTCACAAAAAAGGAAAGAGACAAATTAGAATTAATAAGAGATTTATTTTTATTTAGTTGTTTTACAGGCTTTGCCTATATAGACATCAAGCAATTGAATCAAAGCCACAAGCAACATTTTTTTGATGGGAATCAATGGCTGGTCAAACGCCGACAAAAGTCAAAGATAGCGTGTAATGTTCGATTATTAGAAATACCCAAGATGATTTTAAAGAAGTATGAAGGCTTAGACAAAAATGGGGCTTTACTTCCTGTTCCAAGTAATGGAGTTTGTAATAAATACATCAAACTAATGATGGATGAATGTGGAATTTTTCGAGAGAAGCCGATTACTTTTCACTGGGCAAGACATAGTTTTGCCACCTTAATGCTTACGGAGGATATTCCGATAGAAAGTATCAGTAAAATGCTAGGACATAAACATATTCATACCACGGAGATTTATGCCAAAATTACCAGTGCAAAAATCAGTAAGGACATGGAAATAGCCGCTCAAAAACTCCAGAATCTGTCCGTTCACTATCATTAG
- a CDS encoding single-stranded DNA-binding protein has protein sequence MNITGRLTRDAEVKALPNDRKVVNFSIAVNDHYRNKQGEDIQQTAFFDCAYWLGTNVAKILTKGALVELTGRVSARAWLGKDGAPKAGLNFHTSKIKLHASGQRQNTETTNGKGVITPQPIEETEDDLPF, from the coding sequence ATGAACATCACAGGACGACTAACACGAGATGCGGAGGTGAAAGCACTTCCTAACGACAGAAAGGTGGTAAACTTTTCAATTGCCGTAAACGACCACTATCGTAACAAGCAGGGCGAAGACATACAGCAAACCGCTTTTTTCGATTGTGCATATTGGTTGGGTACTAATGTAGCCAAGATTTTAACCAAAGGGGCTTTAGTGGAACTCACTGGGCGAGTAAGTGCGAGGGCGTGGCTAGGCAAGGACGGCGCCCCCAAAGCAGGGCTTAATTTTCATACCTCAAAAATTAAGTTACACGCAAGTGGACAAAGACAGAACACGGAAACAACCAACGGAAAGGGAGTGATAACACCACAACCGATTGAGGAAACCGAAGATGATTTACCATTTTAA
- a CDS encoding DUF932 domain-containing protein, with protein MAHNINYNSRTGKYSFFSVKEKAWHGLGQIVSEHPTSADAIRHAGLDFEVSKEPLYTKGKGLKTTEQGIEFYDSEIEVPNAFATMREDTNEVLGVVGKDYQVVQNHEAFAFFDEIVGGGDGILYETAGALGKGERIFITAKLPDYIRVGNGDDVTEKYIFLTTSHDGSGSITAAFTPIRIVCQNTLNAAFKNMNNVVRIRHTSGARQRLANAHKVMGLANKLSNRLEGTFNEWAKIRVNDREVRKLIELALCPNKETLEHLKKGNTDELSTVFKNTVDDAFMYAMVSDSQQMETTKGTLFGAYNAVTGYYQNVCNYKDDESKLKSLVMGGTAQSRGQKAFDLCNVFAEHGEDMFCYN; from the coding sequence ATGGCACATAACATTAATTACAACAGCAGAACGGGAAAGTATAGTTTTTTCAGCGTAAAGGAAAAGGCTTGGCACGGATTGGGACAAATCGTAAGCGAACACCCAACAAGTGCAGATGCGATAAGACACGCAGGATTAGACTTTGAAGTCAGCAAAGAGCCTTTATACACTAAGGGTAAGGGTTTGAAAACCACCGAACAGGGGATAGAGTTTTACGACAGTGAAATCGAAGTGCCGAACGCCTTTGCCACGATGCGAGAGGATACTAATGAGGTTTTGGGCGTAGTGGGTAAAGATTATCAAGTCGTACAAAACCACGAGGCATTTGCCTTTTTTGATGAAATTGTAGGAGGAGGCGATGGAATATTGTACGAAACCGCAGGAGCATTAGGCAAAGGTGAACGCATATTTATCACAGCCAAATTACCCGATTATATCCGAGTGGGGAACGGCGATGATGTAACGGAAAAGTATATTTTCTTAACCACAAGTCACGACGGAAGCGGAAGTATCACAGCCGCCTTTACGCCTATACGAATAGTTTGCCAAAATACGCTGAACGCCGCTTTTAAAAATATGAATAATGTGGTTCGTATTCGCCATACCTCAGGAGCAAGACAGCGGTTAGCCAACGCACACAAAGTTATGGGATTAGCCAACAAATTAAGTAACCGATTAGAGGGAACCTTTAACGAGTGGGCAAAAATCCGAGTAAACGACCGAGAAGTACGAAAGTTAATAGAATTGGCTTTGTGTCCGAATAAGGAAACATTAGAACACTTGAAAAAAGGTAACACCGATGAACTATCAACCGTGTTTAAAAATACCGTAGATGATGCTTTTATGTATGCAATGGTCAGCGATAGCCAACAAATGGAAACCACGAAAGGAACTTTGTTCGGTGCATACAACGCCGTTACTGGGTACTATCAAAATGTATGTAATTACAAGGACGATGAAAGCAAATTGAAATCCTTAGTTATGGGCGGAACTGCACAAAGCAGAGGACAAAAAGCCTTTGACCTTTGTAATGTTTTCGCAGAACACGGAGAAGATATGTTTTGCTATAACTAA